A genome region from Camelina sativa cultivar DH55 chromosome 10, Cs, whole genome shotgun sequence includes the following:
- the LOC104719064 gene encoding uncharacterized protein LOC104719064 — MLHHVLFMTIVILPLFIRRKAYESLIMVRATRRGPIGGRRVACEFRLDGDENQPQLVDDPSDTEVGMDLVLYKEDKESTVGITTKETRSRSEDDETEKSIVESTKSEASPEETNVESEESRGDKEENNQEISSCDEEIDSTEISVQKQLDRAARKKRVYKHLGLSSSKKRQKQDEELRTKSPVRSKYFFSAEAKRSLDADHKRSSKTSQKIMKFGDNIHSSHTKT; from the exons ATGCTACATCATGTATTATTCATGACAATCgtcattctccccctttttataCGAAGAAAAGCTTACGAATCGTTGATCATGGTGAGAGCTACTCGGAGAGGGCCTATTGGAGGAAGACGGGTTGCATGCGAATTCCGATTAGACGGGGATGAAAATCAGCCACAGCTTGTTGATGATCCGAGTGACACAGAAGTTGGGATGGATCTTGTTCTttacaaagaagacaaagaatcAACTGTTGGAATTACTACCAAAGAGACAAGAAGTagatctgaggatgatgagacTGAGAAATCAATTGTAGAATCAACAAAATCTGAAGCTTCACCAGAAGAAACAAATGTCGAATCCGAAGAAAGCAGAGGAGATaaggaagaaaacaatcaaGAAATTTCATCTTGTGATGAAGAAATTGATTCAACTGAAATCTCTGTTCAAAAACAGTTGGATCGAGCTGCTCGAAAAAAGAGAGTTTATAAGCATTTGGGTTTATCTTCTTCTAAAAAGCGACAAAAACAAGATGAAGAACTTAGGACAAAGTCTCCGGTTCGGTCCAAATATTTCTTCTCAGCCGAAGCAAAAAGGAG TCTTGATGCAGATCATAAACGGAGTAGCAAAACATcccagaaaattatgaaattcgGTGACAACATCCACAGCAGTCATACGAAAACATAG
- the LOC104719066 gene encoding protein RALF-like 31: protein MLNSIATVFFAILLLTISDAISIPPNGEIDAMLVRNSLIIGEDEDLMPSEISRRVLMAHKRYIGYETLRRDMVPCQKPGASYYDCRSGQANSYSRGCETITRCARDTSDINT from the coding sequence ATGTTAAACTCTATCGCGACGGTGTTTTTCGCCATCCTTCTCCTCACAATCTCCGATGCGATCTCGATCCCGCCTAACGGAGAGATCGACGCAATGCTAGTCCGAAACAGCCTCATCatcggagaagacgaagatctGATGCCGTCAGAGATCAGCCGGAGAGTTCTCATGGCGCATAAACGTTACATCGGATACGAAACCTTAAGGAGAGACATGGTTCCTTGTCAGAAACCAGGAGCTTCCTACTACGATTGCCGCTCCGGACAAGCTAATTCTTACAGCAGAGGTTGCGAAACCATTACTAGATGTGCTCGAGACACCAGCGACATCAACACCTGA
- the LOC104720408 gene encoding F-box/kelch-repeat protein At3g06240-like, with protein sequence MDVRGKGGSNHEVSPTKLPYLPRELITEIFLRSHARSLGRFRCLSKPFLALLSDPNFARKHVDHNTVRFGHRRLILSSTNNLNLYDLLSDRNAVRWGHRRPCNNLLAVDFDSIRDDCGGNRDLTAVVLDNLLKEDEYDLKLDSGVISRTSSVYISVSSNGLVFVHMASNASDVFLYNPTTGESKRIPDVPEYLRSSSSVTWSWFSYGFGFDPLTNDYKVVRFNVDNDNYVYSLKKDSWRRICNIPCRRVYSRTSVELNGSIHWISLISGGESQKVVMAFDLNTEKLRLMPLPDLTEECDHIYGGYTVGTLKGRLCVVRWCLEMHDVIWVMNEYGVGSSWSKIRIGVSYCQVMIPLCVFHQER encoded by the coding sequence ATGGATGTGAGGGGCAAAGGAGGGAGCAATCACGAAGTTTCACCGACGAAACTGCCCTACCTTCCCCGAGAGTTAATCACAGAAATTTTCCTTCGATCACATGCTAGGTCATTAGGGAGATTCAGATGCTTATCAAAGCCTTTTCTCGCTCTGTTGTCCGATCCCAACTTTGCGAGGAAACATGTAGATCATAACACAGTACGTTTTGGCCACCGCAGACTTATCCTATCCTCTACTAATAATCTTAATCTATATGATTTGTTGTCCGATCGTAACGCTGTACGTTGGGGACACCGTAGACCTTGTAATAATCTATTAGCTGTGGATTTTGATTCGATCCGTGATGATTGTGGAGGAAATAGGGATTTGACTGCCGTGGTACTAGATAACCTGCTTAAAGAAGATGAATATGACCTGAAATTGGATTCAGGTGTAATATCTAGAACAAGTAGCGTTTATATCTCCGTATCTTCGAACGGGTTGGTGTTTGTGCATATGGCTTCGAATGCGAGTGATGTCTTCTTGTATAACCCGACTACCGGAGAATCCAAGAGAATACCGGACGTGCCTGAATATCTGCGTTCCAGTTCCAGTGTAACTTGGTCTTGGTTTAgttatggttttggttttgatccTCTGACCAATGATTACAAAGTGGTGAGGTTTAATGTTGATAACGACAATTATGTCTACTCATTGAAGAAAGATTCGTGGAGGCGGATATGCAATATTCCTTGTAGAAGAGTCTATTCCAGGACCTCTGTGGAACTCAACGGATCGATCCATTGGATTTCCCTGATTAGTGGAGGAGAATCTCAGAAAGTGGTTATGGCATTTGACCTTAACACAGAGAAGTTACGACTTATGCCATTGCCTGATTTGACCGAGGAATGTGACCATATCTATGGGGGATATACGGTGGGCACTCTCAAAGGGCGTCTCTGTGTCGTTCGCTGGTGCTTAGAGATGCATGATGTTATATGGGTAATGaacgagtacggtgtcgggagTTCATGGAGTAAGATTCGAATCGGCGTTTCCTACTGCCAAGTCATGATACCATTGTGTGTGTTCCACCAGGAACGATGA